One Parasphingorhabdus cellanae genomic region harbors:
- a CDS encoding LysR family transcriptional regulator, whose amino-acid sequence MTQPDLRQRFIKPSMDPQKLQHFLSVYDTGSFSRAASNNDVSQQAVSKSVAKLEESLGVKLFERGAFGAEATQFGHALARRAKVITAESRLAAAEISALRGADRGYVRIGLGWSFLTRIAPMIINRFSEKQPGVTLSITSGDSRSLYEKLLRGEVEFVASAPPTDLEIDNAIDTTEMFEDRDVIMMRRDHPLASKSDITLEDLASQTWLVSMQLQMQWQRICNVFLAAGLPPPAKYVDMDSVILAKSTLLQSDAVMLLAKELFATEEERAQYHIVEGTEFPVARTAYFAIRRNSVLQPAAQSLKNELIAACRTVVGINQLRGITVAEKP is encoded by the coding sequence ATGACCCAACCTGACTTGCGCCAACGCTTTATCAAGCCATCAATGGATCCACAGAAATTGCAGCATTTCCTCTCCGTCTATGACACAGGCAGCTTTTCGCGCGCCGCCAGCAATAATGACGTTAGTCAACAGGCCGTCTCCAAAAGCGTCGCAAAGCTGGAAGAAAGTCTGGGCGTGAAGCTGTTCGAACGCGGCGCTTTCGGGGCGGAGGCTACGCAATTTGGTCATGCTCTGGCCCGCCGGGCAAAAGTCATTACGGCCGAGAGCCGGCTCGCGGCCGCCGAAATAAGCGCGCTGCGAGGGGCGGATCGCGGCTATGTCCGTATCGGCCTAGGCTGGTCTTTTCTCACCCGCATAGCGCCGATGATCATTAACCGGTTCAGCGAGAAACAACCGGGAGTAACGCTCAGTATCACATCCGGCGACAGCAGGTCGCTCTACGAAAAATTACTGCGCGGCGAAGTGGAGTTTGTCGCCAGTGCACCGCCAACAGATCTGGAAATCGACAATGCCATCGACACGACCGAGATGTTCGAGGACCGCGATGTGATCATGATGCGCCGCGACCATCCGCTAGCCTCCAAGTCCGACATCACGCTGGAAGATCTGGCTTCGCAGACATGGCTGGTATCGATGCAGCTGCAGATGCAATGGCAGCGCATCTGTAACGTTTTTCTTGCCGCCGGCCTGCCCCCGCCAGCGAAATATGTCGACATGGATTCGGTCATCCTCGCCAAGTCGACCTTGTTGCAAAGCGATGCCGTCATGTTGCTCGCCAAAGAACTGTTCGCCACGGAAGAGGAACGCGCCCAATATCATATCGTGGAAGGGACCGAGTTTCCGGTGGCGCGCACCGCCTATTTTGCGATTCGCCGTAATTCCGTGCTGCAACCGGCGGCCCAGAGCCTGAAGAACGAGCTGATCGCCGCCTGCCGCACGGTAGTCGGTATCAATCAACTGCGGGGTATCACTGTGGCGGAAAAGCCATAA
- a CDS encoding DUF1838 family protein, translated as MNRFLKQTALATMVASFALANPSSARMLDPEKPEDALEIMKRTQCGTADGVPAVYHWSGKVYSRVQGEPDRHLYNGEGMNIRQCVRIEDPKRGVGYRQVSREVMFYLDPKTNEVLRTWDNPWTGETVKVMQIANDPVNSRPNYPYRADGTPYTLPNIRQQGNWMFMPIEVPLFYHNVLAGDYQDYVGNKYHAMEIFDFTMLADEILDTNNPTAYPSISWVRISDWMPWMKMRGRQGQMVFNAMGAKLKSYDELPDVIKDEIALNYPEYTAPPPGDDPRKNETTWTVFKKMIDVERAAEADKK; from the coding sequence ATGAATCGATTTTTGAAACAGACAGCTTTGGCAACAATGGTGGCATCCTTTGCTCTTGCCAATCCCTCCTCGGCACGGATGCTGGATCCCGAAAAACCGGAAGACGCTCTGGAAATCATGAAACGAACCCAATGTGGCACGGCTGATGGTGTGCCTGCCGTCTATCACTGGTCCGGCAAGGTCTATTCCCGCGTTCAAGGAGAACCTGACCGGCATTTGTACAATGGCGAAGGCATGAATATCCGGCAATGTGTCCGGATCGAAGACCCCAAGCGTGGCGTCGGCTATCGGCAGGTCAGCCGCGAAGTGATGTTCTATCTTGATCCCAAAACCAATGAAGTGCTGCGCACCTGGGACAATCCGTGGACGGGGGAGACGGTCAAGGTCATGCAAATTGCCAATGATCCGGTGAACAGTCGGCCCAACTATCCTTACCGCGCCGATGGCACGCCATATACGCTGCCCAATATCCGGCAGCAGGGCAACTGGATGTTCATGCCAATTGAAGTGCCGCTCTTTTACCACAATGTGCTCGCGGGCGATTATCAGGATTATGTCGGCAATAAATATCATGCGATGGAGATTTTCGACTTCACCATGCTCGCTGATGAAATTCTCGATACCAATAATCCCACCGCTTATCCGTCGATCAGTTGGGTACGGATTTCCGACTGGATGCCGTGGATGAAAATGCGCGGGCGGCAGGGACAGATGGTGTTCAACGCCATGGGCGCGAAGCTGAAAAGCTATGATGAGCTGCCGGACGTGATCAAGGATGAGATTGCGCTCAACTATCCAGAATATACCGCTCCGCCACCCGGCGATGATCCGCGCAAGAATGAAACCACCTGGACCGTGTTCAAGAAGATGATTGATGTGGAACGAGCGGCTGAAGCGGACAAGAAGTAA
- a CDS encoding HpcH/HpaI aldolase/citrate lyase family protein encodes MIMDPMTGFTNFLFVPANRPERFEKAANSGADLICIDLEDSVPGDQKDSARESVLEALKTLDRSETAVRINGLKTEAGLADLLALSASDHLPSLVFLPMVESAAEVEIAHSILGDRIDGLIPLIETVKGLRAGDALAASAGVTGMMFGGGDFSAELGTKLEWEPLLAARGAFILCCASAGIAAIDVPYIDMSNEAGLEEESRKAKAMGFHAKAAIHPKQIFTIATAMKPSDAEIAEAKEAIEAFDAAGGKAISYNGRMLEAPVMQRYRHIVAAA; translated from the coding sequence ATGATAATGGACCCTATGACCGGTTTTACCAACTTCCTTTTTGTGCCCGCCAATCGGCCTGAACGCTTTGAGAAAGCGGCGAATAGTGGTGCAGATTTGATCTGTATTGATCTGGAAGATTCAGTGCCTGGAGATCAAAAGGACAGCGCACGCGAATCCGTGTTGGAGGCGCTAAAAACGCTCGACCGGTCAGAAACGGCGGTGCGAATCAACGGACTGAAGACGGAAGCGGGCTTGGCTGACTTGCTAGCGTTATCTGCTTCTGATCATCTTCCCTCGTTGGTTTTCCTGCCGATGGTCGAAAGTGCGGCAGAGGTTGAAATTGCCCATAGCATTTTGGGCGATCGGATTGATGGTCTGATCCCGCTGATCGAAACCGTCAAAGGCTTGCGCGCTGGTGATGCACTGGCCGCCAGTGCCGGAGTAACCGGTATGATGTTTGGCGGCGGTGATTTTTCGGCTGAGCTTGGCACCAAGTTGGAATGGGAGCCTTTGCTCGCCGCTCGCGGAGCGTTCATATTATGCTGTGCGTCCGCAGGCATAGCGGCGATAGATGTGCCCTATATCGATATGAGCAATGAAGCAGGGCTGGAGGAAGAATCCCGTAAGGCAAAGGCGATGGGTTTTCATGCCAAGGCTGCGATTCATCCGAAACAAATTTTCACCATTGCCACCGCGATGAAACCCAGTGATGCAGAAATTGCCGAAGCCAAGGAGGCGATCGAAGCGTTTGATGCGGCAGGAGGCAAGGCGATTAGTTATAATGGGCGTATGTTAGAAGCGCCGGTTATGCAACGATATCGACACATTGTCGCCGCCGCCTGA
- a CDS encoding MaoC family dehydratase, translating into MRDGVIEVSPGRFRETFGRYFEDFVEGHIYEHRPGRTITDTDNVHFTLLTMNTHPAHFDYEFAKKTEFEKPLVCSPLTVALMVGMSVSDTSQKAVANLGWDKIRLTHPLFPGDTLYAESEVLEKRESSSRPEQGIVTIKTIGKNQDDKVVCTFERTMLIWKRGFGGADD; encoded by the coding sequence ATGCGTGATGGAGTTATAGAAGTCAGCCCGGGACGTTTCCGCGAAACGTTTGGACGCTATTTTGAAGATTTTGTAGAGGGCCATATCTACGAGCATCGTCCCGGCCGGACGATCACCGATACCGACAATGTGCATTTCACCCTGCTGACGATGAACACGCATCCGGCGCATTTTGACTATGAATTTGCCAAGAAAACCGAATTTGAAAAGCCGCTGGTCTGCTCTCCGCTGACCGTCGCGTTGATGGTCGGGATGAGCGTTTCCGATACCAGCCAGAAAGCGGTGGCCAATCTCGGTTGGGACAAAATCCGTCTCACCCATCCGTTATTTCCCGGTGATACCCTCTATGCCGAGAGCGAAGTGCTGGAAAAGCGGGAATCCTCTTCGCGTCCGGAGCAAGGCATCGTGACGATCAAGACGATTGGCAAAAACCAGGATGACAAAGTCGTGTGCACGTTTGAACGCACCATGCTGATCTGGAAGCGCGGCTTTGGCGGCGCGGACGATTAA
- a CDS encoding acyl-CoA dehydrogenase family protein, which translates to MATAIDNAQHMIDPEEEQAFMDAIQKWIDRSVKPVVMEHDHEDKWPEELVGEMADMGLFGATIGEEYGGLGLPATSYAKIVAEIASHWMAITGIFNSHLIMACAVERFGTAEQKAKWLPKFASGEIRGGLALTEPNAGTDLQAIRTTAVRDGDEYVINGTKTWISNGINGSCFALLVKTDPKADPRYKGMSLMIAPKGEGFTVGKKFKKLGYNSIDSAELVFDNYRIPADNLIGGVEGQGFFQATGGLELGRINVAARGVGLAEGSLRLATEYAQLRETMGKPISEHQAIQLKLGEMVTRARAARLLTLDAAEAYDRGERCDLEAGMAKYFASEAAVRNSEESMRVHGGYAYSKEYEIERYYRDSLLMCIGEGTNEMQRMIISKQWVKRNPA; encoded by the coding sequence ATGGCAACGGCAATTGATAATGCGCAGCATATGATTGATCCGGAAGAAGAACAGGCTTTCATGGATGCGATTCAGAAATGGATTGATCGTTCGGTGAAGCCTGTGGTCATGGAACATGATCACGAGGATAAATGGCCGGAAGAGCTGGTGGGCGAAATGGCCGACATGGGTCTGTTCGGCGCCACCATTGGCGAGGAATATGGCGGCCTCGGCTTGCCGGCGACCAGCTATGCCAAGATCGTCGCGGAAATAGCCTCGCACTGGATGGCGATAACCGGCATTTTCAATTCGCACCTGATCATGGCCTGTGCCGTCGAGCGTTTTGGTACGGCTGAGCAAAAAGCCAAATGGCTGCCCAAATTTGCCAGCGGCGAAATTCGCGGCGGGCTGGCGCTGACCGAGCCCAATGCGGGTACGGATTTGCAGGCGATCCGCACCACGGCTGTCCGCGACGGCGATGAATATGTCATCAACGGCACCAAGACCTGGATTTCCAACGGTATTAACGGCAGCTGTTTTGCGCTGCTGGTCAAAACCGACCCCAAGGCAGACCCGCGCTATAAGGGTATGAGCCTGATGATCGCGCCCAAGGGGGAAGGCTTTACGGTTGGCAAGAAGTTCAAAAAACTGGGTTATAACAGTATCGACAGTGCGGAGCTTGTGTTCGACAATTATCGCATCCCAGCGGACAATCTTATCGGCGGTGTCGAAGGCCAGGGCTTTTTTCAGGCCACGGGTGGTCTGGAGCTGGGCCGTATCAATGTTGCGGCGCGGGGCGTTGGTCTGGCCGAGGGTTCGCTTCGGCTTGCCACCGAATATGCGCAGCTGCGCGAGACAATGGGCAAGCCAATATCCGAACATCAGGCGATCCAGTTGAAACTGGGTGAAATGGTGACCCGCGCAAGAGCGGCGCGCTTGCTGACCCTCGATGCGGCGGAAGCCTATGATCGCGGGGAGCGCTGTGATCTGGAAGCGGGTATGGCGAAATATTTTGCATCGGAAGCGGCGGTGCGCAATTCTGAGGAATCCATGCGCGTCCATGGCGGTTATGCCTATTCCAAGGAATATGAAATCGAGCGTTATTATCGCGATTCATTGCTTATGTGTATTGGTGAAGGGACCAACGAGATGCAGCGGATGATTATTTCCAAACAATGGGTCAAGAGGAATCCTGCGTGA
- a CDS encoding CaiB/BaiF CoA transferase family protein, with protein sequence MTVKQPLKGFRVLSAEQYGAGPYGTMFLAQMGADVIKIEPPKGGDTARHVGPHWLREQESLYFQSFNLNKRSLTLDLRTDEGQQVLHTLAKDAHVVANNLRGDVPDKVGLNYDALKAVNPAIVCAHISAYGRGNERSKWPGYDYLMQAEAGFCALTGDPDGPPVRFGLSMVDFMTGTMAAVGLLAALLDAQRSGEGCDVDVDLLSAAVHQTSYPALWYMNEDDVTGRAPFGAHPSATPSQMFKAADGWMFVMAQLPKFWTILCERIGHGELMTDPRFDTPANRLTNRSALSDILSDIFAAHPVAHWLELLQGLMPIAPVYGLDQALDSPWLKTIGMRDTVSHPDRADMNVLSSPIKLNGERLPNRAGPLLGADSDAVLAEAGYDSGAIADLRAKGIV encoded by the coding sequence GTGACCGTCAAGCAACCGCTGAAAGGCTTTCGTGTCTTGTCCGCCGAACAATATGGTGCCGGTCCTTATGGAACCATGTTCCTCGCCCAGATGGGCGCGGATGTAATCAAGATCGAACCGCCAAAAGGCGGTGACACGGCACGCCATGTCGGGCCGCACTGGCTGCGCGAACAGGAAAGCCTCTATTTTCAGAGCTTCAATCTGAACAAGCGCTCGCTCACCCTTGATCTGCGCACCGACGAAGGGCAGCAGGTGCTGCACACACTCGCCAAAGACGCGCATGTCGTGGCGAATAATTTGCGCGGTGATGTGCCGGACAAGGTTGGCCTCAACTATGATGCGCTGAAAGCAGTCAATCCGGCCATCGTCTGTGCCCATATCTCCGCCTACGGGCGCGGCAATGAGCGATCGAAATGGCCGGGCTATGATTATCTCATGCAGGCCGAGGCCGGTTTTTGTGCGCTGACCGGTGATCCTGACGGGCCGCCCGTGCGCTTTGGTCTGTCGATGGTCGATTTCATGACCGGGACCATGGCAGCCGTTGGCTTGCTCGCCGCCTTGCTCGATGCCCAAAGGTCCGGTGAAGGCTGTGATGTCGACGTCGACCTGCTGTCTGCCGCTGTCCATCAGACCAGCTATCCCGCGCTCTGGTACATGAATGAGGATGATGTCACGGGCCGTGCGCCTTTCGGGGCTCATCCGTCCGCAACGCCGAGCCAGATGTTCAAGGCCGCCGACGGCTGGATGTTCGTCATGGCGCAGCTGCCAAAATTCTGGACCATATTATGCGAGCGGATCGGTCATGGAGAGTTAATGACGGATCCGCGCTTTGACACACCGGCCAATCGCCTGACCAACCGCTCGGCCTTGTCGGATATTTTGAGCGATATCTTTGCCGCTCATCCGGTCGCGCATTGGCTGGAATTGCTGCAGGGCCTGATGCCGATTGCGCCTGTCTATGGTCTTGATCAGGCACTCGACAGTCCTTGGTTGAAGACCATCGGCATGCGGGACACGGTCAGCCATCCGGATCGTGCGGACATGAATGTCCTGTCCAGCCCGATCAAACTGAATGGCGAACGCCTGCCCAATCGGGCAGGGCCGTTGCTCGGGGCTGATAGTGATGCGGTTCTGGCGGAAGCCGGTTATGATTCGGGTGCGATTGCTGACCTGCGTGCGAAAGGGATAGTCTGA
- a CDS encoding CaiB/BaiF CoA transferase family protein, whose translation MAKLTGIKVIDLSLFLPGPMLSMMMADHGAEVIKVEPPTGDPARAMEPMEAGQSVWFRNLNRGKQALALDLKSDAGRAQLWELLADTDVMIEGFRPGVMKRLGFDYDTVSARYPKIVYCSISAFGQEGEMAHHPAHDLAVQALSGFLSVNDGADGTPVVPGVPSADMAAGLNGLSAVLMALIGRDKSGEGDYIDIAMFDSMLPWCAHIAGSAIAGGASPQSQSQRSLGGAAFYNVYKTADDKHVVLGAREVKFARNLLTALERLDLLPLAEAEPGAGQAPLVAFLREIFATKTRDQWIEWFADKDVAFSPVLDFREALDQDFLRERGLLIEAHGSHQIAPSFRFASETDWQADDAPVLDEPQ comes from the coding sequence ATGGCCAAACTGACGGGTATCAAGGTCATCGACCTCTCGCTTTTTCTGCCGGGCCCGATGCTCAGCATGATGATGGCCGACCATGGTGCCGAGGTGATCAAGGTTGAGCCGCCGACCGGTGATCCCGCCCGCGCAATGGAGCCGATGGAGGCAGGGCAATCTGTCTGGTTCCGCAACCTCAATCGCGGCAAGCAGGCGCTGGCGCTCGACCTGAAATCCGACGCAGGCAGGGCGCAGCTTTGGGAATTGCTGGCCGATACCGATGTGATGATCGAGGGTTTTCGCCCCGGCGTGATGAAGCGGCTCGGTTTTGACTATGATACGGTATCGGCGCGCTACCCGAAGATTGTCTATTGCTCGATTTCCGCCTTTGGGCAGGAGGGCGAAATGGCGCATCACCCCGCGCATGATCTGGCGGTGCAGGCCTTGTCCGGTTTTTTGTCTGTCAACGATGGTGCTGATGGCACACCAGTGGTGCCCGGTGTGCCTTCGGCGGATATGGCCGCGGGTCTCAATGGATTGTCAGCGGTTTTAATGGCGCTGATCGGGCGGGACAAGTCAGGCGAGGGCGATTATATCGACATAGCCATGTTTGACTCCATGTTGCCGTGGTGTGCTCATATTGCCGGATCGGCTATCGCTGGCGGCGCTTCGCCTCAATCGCAGTCGCAACGGTCATTGGGCGGCGCGGCTTTTTACAATGTCTATAAAACCGCAGATGACAAACATGTCGTACTGGGCGCGCGCGAGGTGAAATTTGCGCGCAATCTTTTGACCGCGCTGGAACGACTGGATTTGTTACCGCTCGCCGAGGCTGAACCGGGCGCGGGGCAAGCGCCCTTGGTCGCTTTTTTGCGGGAGATTTTCGCGACCAAAACGCGCGATCAATGGATTGAGTGGTTTGCGGACAAGGACGTCGCCTTCTCCCCCGTGCTCGATTTTCGCGAAGCGCTGGACCAGGATTTTCTGCGTGAACGCGGCCTCTTGATCGAAGCGCATGGCAGTCATCAAATCGCGCCATCCTTTCGCTTTGCTTCGGAAACTGATTGGCAGGCAGATGATGCCCCGGTCTTGGATGAGCCGCAATGA
- a CDS encoding GntR family transcriptional regulator translates to MAAKAPAKSKSASKKKPRYLELADELREAVLRGDYPDPGDFPTESVLCKKYDVSRFTVREALRKLTAEGLITRKRGSGTVVQPATARAGALHQPLSNVGEILQYARDTTIAFEKKKAGTIPKDVVEQIGAKADGDWFAFRGKRMKPGRKRPIAVTEAWVHPELADAVAQIDVNATTLFGQIETLGEVSVARVTQDIQAIKGAKDILAELGLEKGDPVLRILRCYFDESDRMFEISASYHPGERFAYSMHIEVD, encoded by the coding sequence TTGGCTGCCAAAGCGCCCGCTAAATCGAAAAGCGCGTCCAAGAAAAAGCCGCGCTATCTTGAGTTGGCAGACGAACTGCGCGAGGCGGTGTTGCGCGGAGACTATCCCGATCCCGGTGATTTTCCGACCGAATCTGTCTTGTGCAAAAAATATGATGTCAGCCGCTTCACCGTGCGAGAGGCTCTGCGGAAGCTGACCGCCGAGGGCTTGATTACGCGCAAGCGGGGCTCCGGAACGGTGGTTCAGCCAGCGACCGCCCGCGCCGGCGCACTGCACCAGCCGCTGAGCAATGTCGGCGAAATTTTGCAATATGCGCGTGATACGACCATTGCTTTTGAAAAGAAGAAAGCGGGCACCATTCCCAAGGATGTGGTCGAGCAAATCGGCGCGAAAGCCGATGGCGACTGGTTTGCCTTTCGCGGCAAACGGATGAAGCCCGGGCGCAAGCGGCCCATTGCGGTGACCGAGGCCTGGGTTCACCCCGAACTGGCCGATGCTGTCGCTCAGATCGACGTCAACGCCACGACCCTGTTCGGGCAGATTGAGACGCTGGGCGAAGTCAGTGTGGCCCGAGTGACGCAGGATATCCAAGCTATTAAAGGCGCGAAGGATATACTGGCGGAGCTTGGCTTGGAAAAAGGCGATCCGGTGCTGCGTATATTGCGTTGTTATTTTGACGAAAGCGACCGGATGTTTGAAATTTCGGCGAGCTATCATCCCGGCGAGCGCTTTGCCTATTCGATGCATATCGAGGTAGACTGA
- a CDS encoding MmgE/PrpD family protein, protein MTQESLTEKLATHLMRPVDEATRQRARLHLLDWLGCVAGALKSELGTLPKDIFDIRPSVEAAWLGNLLEMDDIHRSAILHPGPVVWGTVFGNQIGDMDEIVDAAVRGYDAIICIGATLDDGHYAMWHNTSTAGIFGAAVTACHLFEPEMDYNALVSAMGLAGSVAGGLWQMRHEQGQAKQWHISHAAETGWRAADAVLEGVVGPRFILEGPQGLYAATCKNPKPMTFPDQWRIHEVSFKPWGACRHAHPAIDAALELKAKLGALDGDIHVETYVDAIGFCDRPDPQTVIDAKFSLQHAVAVVAERGVPQLSDFEPDAIAALTDARARVTVSEAGDITTRYPEHYGARVTCGGEAIELVDTLGDPERPLPKEGIIEKARTLIAWGGLDDKEADRAIDLVLNGDDPADIHEMLSEWLS, encoded by the coding sequence ATGACGCAAGAGAGCCTGACCGAGAAATTGGCGACTCATTTGATGCGCCCTGTTGACGAAGCGACACGGCAACGCGCCCGGTTGCATTTGCTCGATTGGTTGGGATGTGTGGCGGGTGCGCTCAAGTCAGAACTGGGAACGCTTCCCAAAGATATTTTTGACATTCGACCATCAGTAGAAGCAGCTTGGCTCGGCAATCTGCTGGAAATGGACGATATTCACAGGAGCGCCATTCTACATCCCGGACCGGTGGTCTGGGGCACGGTCTTTGGAAATCAGATAGGCGATATGGACGAGATCGTCGATGCGGCTGTTCGCGGTTATGACGCAATAATTTGCATTGGCGCTACTTTGGATGACGGTCACTATGCCATGTGGCATAACACCAGTACGGCCGGAATTTTCGGGGCTGCAGTGACAGCCTGTCATTTGTTTGAGCCAGAAATGGATTATAATGCCCTTGTGTCTGCGATGGGGCTTGCCGGATCGGTAGCAGGAGGGCTCTGGCAAATGCGGCACGAGCAGGGGCAGGCCAAGCAATGGCATATTTCCCATGCCGCAGAGACAGGATGGCGTGCGGCCGACGCTGTCTTGGAAGGCGTCGTTGGCCCGCGCTTCATTCTTGAAGGCCCACAAGGCCTCTACGCCGCCACCTGCAAAAACCCAAAACCAATGACCTTCCCCGATCAATGGCGCATCCATGAAGTCAGCTTCAAGCCATGGGGCGCTTGCCGCCATGCTCATCCAGCTATTGATGCGGCGCTGGAACTCAAGGCCAAGCTGGGGGCGCTGGACGGTGATATCCACGTTGAAACCTATGTTGACGCCATTGGTTTCTGTGATCGCCCGGATCCTCAAACCGTGATCGACGCGAAATTTTCGCTTCAACACGCGGTGGCCGTGGTGGCGGAACGCGGCGTGCCGCAACTCAGCGATTTTGAACCCGATGCCATCGCAGCTCTGACTGATGCTCGTGCCCGTGTCACGGTTTCCGAAGCCGGTGACATAACCACTCGCTATCCCGAACACTATGGCGCACGGGTTACATGTGGCGGAGAAGCTATTGAACTGGTCGACACGCTTGGCGATCCCGAACGACCGTTGCCGAAAGAGGGTATAATCGAGAAGGCGCGGACGTTGATTGCCTGGGGAGGGCTGGACGACAAGGAAGCGGATCGGGCGATTGATCTCGTGTTAAACGGAGATGATCCAGCAGACATCCATGAGATGTTGTCAGAGTGGCTATCATGA
- a CDS encoding MmgE/PrpD family protein has translation MTATQQILDFAAAKHFLPDSVRAAAIRLLGDTLAGGAAGGASDEAQAMLAAVRSWGTGDDVRLLGLADRLPAPSAAWFNGFAIHCLEWDAVHEPAVVHAMSVVTAALLASADRMGGCEAEQFLTALAVGVDIASGIGVAATGAMQFFRPATAGIIGAALAAARLEGVPAEKFADILGLAYSQAAGTMQAHVEASIALPLQIANASRGAISAVDLAKAGMDGPHDALEGPFGYFKLFEPGDLTRYTDDIGKRWLIEEVSTKPFPSGRASHGILGAIDDMIRDGSLDPAMVRSVDVAAPPLIHRLVGRPYKTDMTPGYARLCLPFLVPLMLRDRIIDPCCFHAQEFANPDLMELGSKVVVRIDDNPDHNALAPQKLSITLLDGRMIERTIADNLGSPTSPMSDAQTQSKRALARSLARDDCDPRIFDNPLAYATEPR, from the coding sequence ATGACAGCAACCCAGCAAATTCTGGATTTCGCAGCGGCCAAACATTTCCTGCCCGACAGCGTCAGGGCGGCGGCAATTCGGTTGCTCGGTGACACATTGGCTGGCGGCGCAGCCGGCGGGGCGTCCGATGAAGCACAAGCCATGCTGGCTGCTGTTCGCAGCTGGGGCACTGGGGATGATGTCCGGTTGCTGGGCTTGGCGGATCGGCTGCCCGCCCCATCGGCGGCCTGGTTTAACGGCTTCGCCATCCATTGTCTGGAATGGGACGCCGTGCATGAACCCGCAGTGGTCCATGCCATGTCGGTCGTAACGGCAGCTTTGCTGGCCAGCGCGGATCGGATGGGCGGATGCGAAGCGGAACAGTTTCTGACCGCCTTGGCTGTCGGGGTGGATATTGCCAGCGGCATCGGTGTCGCCGCGACCGGCGCGATGCAGTTTTTCCGCCCCGCGACGGCAGGTATAATCGGTGCGGCTCTGGCAGCCGCGAGATTGGAAGGCGTTCCAGCGGAAAAATTTGCCGACATATTGGGGCTGGCTTACTCCCAAGCGGCGGGCACGATGCAGGCCCATGTCGAGGCATCTATTGCACTGCCCTTACAGATCGCCAACGCATCCCGCGGGGCGATCTCCGCTGTGGATCTGGCAAAGGCCGGCATGGATGGTCCGCATGATGCACTTGAAGGACCTTTTGGCTATTTCAAGCTGTTCGAACCGGGTGATCTGACGCGCTATACCGATGATATCGGGAAGCGTTGGTTGATTGAGGAAGTCAGCACAAAACCCTTTCCGTCTGGTCGGGCCAGTCATGGAATATTGGGCGCGATTGACGACATGATCCGCGACGGATCACTGGACCCGGCAATGGTCCGGTCGGTTGATGTGGCAGCGCCGCCATTGATCCACCGACTTGTCGGACGCCCTTATAAAACCGATATGACACCAGGCTATGCGCGGCTTTGTTTGCCCTTTCTCGTGCCTCTGATGCTGCGGGACCGCATCATTGATCCGTGCTGCTTCCATGCTCAGGAATTTGCCAATCCCGACCTGATGGAGCTCGGCAGCAAGGTTGTTGTCCGTATCGATGACAATCCTGATCACAATGCCCTGGCTCCACAAAAACTGAGCATCACGCTCTTGGACGGCAGGATGATAGAGCGCACCATCGCCGACAATCTTGGCAGCCCTACTTCGCCGATGTCCGATGCCCAGACACAATCCAAACGCGCTCTTGCCCGTTCGCTTGCGCGCGATGATTGCGACCCCAGAATATTTGACAACCCCTTAGCTTATGCCACGGAGCCCCGATGA